Genomic window (Equus asinus isolate D_3611 breed Donkey chromosome 8, EquAss-T2T_v2, whole genome shotgun sequence):
atacatgtgaaCTGTTATTAGCACAGAGCCAGGCATATAACGGGGAGTCAGTAAAATGTTAGCTTTCTCCCCCAGGCCCAATTTAACCCTCTCCCAAGGCCTACCAAGCACCTACATACTTTCCCTAACCCACTTCTCCATTTCTGGTGCTGCTGTGGTAGTCTTGGCAGAAACGTAGGCAGTGATGCCCTGCACAGCCAAGCATTGCTTCCAGCCCCCTCTCCCTTTTGCTAGTTCTCCCCCAGGGGACAGTGCTGCTTCCCTCCCAAAGCCTCTCAGACCTGGCCCAACCTCACTCTCATAATCCATGGCCTCAATCAGCAAGGCTTTCTACACTCCCCTCTTGCGATTGGAGCTGACTCCCACATCATTAGTCTATTGCACTTAGTAATTCCAAGGCTGTGTCACAGGACACAGCAGCAGTGGTGGAGATCATTTCACATGTGGCCTTGGCAGGGTTTGAAAGGTGGAATCCAAAATGATAAAAGCGAGGAGGATGACGGGGGAATGTATCCTCTCAACTCTGTTTtaaaagagaagcaggaggagtgCACACAGATATCTGCTTGTATAGGGTaaccagggtttctcagcctcggcaCCACTGGCATTCCGGGCTggctaattctttgttgtggaggctgTCCTGTTCATTATAGGATGGTTAGTAGCTTCTCTGCTAGATACCAGTAGCACGCTACCCCCAGTTATGCCGATCAGAAATGTCTCAGACATTGTCCAGTGtcccctggggaaaaaaatcatggctggttgagaaccactgacataGACTTACCTCTGTAAGATAAAGCTGGAAACTGCAGTTTCTTCTGAGAAGGGGATGGGATGGGAGGGAGACTTCCCTGTGCAGTTTGAAACTTTTTACCACGTGCATTACTTTCTCCCAAAGCTAGGAGAGGAAAGCATAATGTTCTGGTGTTGtgctttttgtgaggaaggtaaGGTAGCATTCAGAAGATACAGCAAACCTTGCCCTTTTCCCACCAACATTAAGCTCGGTTTCCACTACCCTTGCAGGCTACCAAACCACATCTCTGGTCACCCCATGGTCTAATATACAGCTGCTGCAGAACCACCACAATTCAGCCAGAGAGACCTTTTAGCTACTCCCATAAGACCCCAGAGATGAACTTTCACTAGCATTCCCACTGTTTGGGGGGCTACTCAAGGATCAGAGGGTCCATGTGGCCTGCTCCCTTACTGGCTCTCTTTCCCTGCCTCCTAGATTGAAGGCCGTATCACAGAGACTCCCCAGGAAAGTCCACTGCCCCCTAACCCCTCGGGCCAGTGCCCCATCTGCCGGTGGAACCTGAAGCACAAGTATGGCTATGAGGTGAGTCTGTGTGCAATTCACCAGCTCTGAGTGTCCCAGAGGTCATATTTCCTGGTCAACTTAAGCAGCATCTCCCCCTGAGGCCACTGTTAGATCTTATGGAGCCACCAAAGACTGAGCATTTTGTTCAGTGCCTCTTAACCctgactgcacattagaatcacgaggaagcttttaaaaaaatgctcagGCCCCACCCACAGACGCCAATTCAGTTGGCCTTGGGTGGAGCCTGGCTGTCATtagtttttaaagctccccaggtgattctaatgtgcagccagggttgagagtcACCGACTTAGTTCATGGTCTGTGTGCGTGGGATTCAGACCACCAGGGCCCTGTGACCCACTCTTGCAGTGTTGTGTTCCCCAGGGGAGGAATCAGGATCTGGGTTTGACTTTCCTCCTCTTATAACGAGGGTCTATTTGGAGTCTTCACTGTGATCTGGGGACACATTACTGTGTCTTTCCATCTTGGAACTACAAAGACTCCTGTTTGCTCTAGCTCTTCTGGAGCCATTGTTTCCGCAGAAAGATGATGATAGTAACAATGATAGGTACCCTGCACTGAGTGCGGGCTCTGTGTCAGGCCCTGTTGGAAGCATTTACATGTCTTCATTCACTTAGTGTTCAAAATATCCCTATGAATTAGGTACTTTTTTCATCCTTGTTCTACAAATGAGACATCTTGAGGCATGGAGAAGTTAATGAACTTGCCTCAGATCACCCAGCTAGCAGGTATCAGAGCTGGGATACAAACTCTGGGGACACAAACCAGGCAGAGCCTACGATGCCAACTACTACTCGACATCCTCCCTCGAAATGGGGAGGACCTGGGGGAAAAGACATACTTGTCTTTCAGAGTTCTATTGGTGACATTAAGTGCCCTATTTTTAGGTTTCAGGTGATTCAGGCTCTGGGCGAATTTGACCTGCAAGTTGTCCCTGTGCCCCTCTGTGGAATGGGATGACTAAGGGCAGAGATCCCGGTCAGGTGGTAAGAGCAGGAGAGGCCACATGCCCATGGGATCTGAACAGAATGACCCAACTAATCTCATGGGCCAGGAGCCTTGGCTTCAGGCCACCCTGGGATGGGGGCGGCGGGTTCTTTTGCCCTGCCCAGGGCCCTTCTGCTGATGGCCTCCCAGAGTAACAAGAAGCTTGCAGGCCACAGGGCAGTGTTCACAGCTTCTTGTGACATGGAAGTTAGTGCGGTCGTGGGCATACTTGGAATCCCAGCTGTAAATGGGGAGGTGAACCCACACCTGGCCAACCACTATGGGGCACTCTTCCTACCAGCCATTTCCAGGAAATGGACTTGGCTCTGTTTATCCAGCAGAAGAAATCCAATCCCCTCCGAGGTAAAGGctaaagttgttttcttttaccCCCTCCACACGGGACACCACTAGCTTGAGCTGCACACGGCCGTGAGCTCGCTTGGCAGCCTACATTGTGGGGGGCTGGGGCTATGAGCTCAGTTTATTAGCCCTGGATAATCCAATCCAAGTTCTTTTCATCAGATTCTGAAGATTACAGCCGTGGGATTGGGGGCCTGGGTCCCTCAGGAACTGTCCAATGATTAAAACAAATCTGCGGTTATACAGCGAGGCGCCTGCCAGGGCAGCAAGTTGGGCTGCGGAACATGACTGCTAAGAATGGCACGTCAGGCCCCTGGGGGTGGGCGGGATGGGGGATGGTGGCTTTTATTTAACCCCCTCAGCCATCCTGTGAGAGATGGGAGGGGAAGTGGTCTCTTGTCTTGATTCTGGCTCTTGTTTATCCTTGTTTCCTTGATTTGTCCAAAGCAGTCTGATGGACCAAAGGAAGCTGGAGAAGCTGGTCACATCTGTCACGGGGGCTTAGAAGATGTGGGATTTAACTTCACAGCCCTGGTCCCTTCCGCCTCAGCTTGTATGCCGCCTAGCACTTCCGAGGAAAGGGCAGAAGGTGGAGGGGAGCTGTCTGTGTGTATTCTAGCCTGTGGCATATAGGCTTTGAGGGCGGAAATGGTATAGGTTTTCCCTCTTGTGTGGAAATATATGACATACCCCCTACCTCACCCGGGGAGAATAACAGACCTTTCGTCACCAGGAATGATACTGCAGGTGCGTGAAAGATAGGTAACACTTCTGAAGAGTTTCTATTCTCTAACCCTGTCTACCAAAAGATTATCTCATGGAGGAGCTAGGAGCTCTTAGGGTTGGTAATGGGGTCAGAAAATCCTACAAAGTTGGGATTTAACTTTTGTTAGGGTGAAGGTAGCAGACCAGTGTGCAAAGCTCTGTGTGGAGGGAGTGGCCTCAGGTCAGTTCCCAAAGGAGACATCAACCTCTTAACTCTGCCAGGCTATGACAGCTTGCCCTGTAGGCCATGCAGCCCTGGCTCCCCAGCATCAACCACCCACTCAGCTGACCCCAGCTCCTGTTTTCCATTTCCACCAGGATGTTCTGCTGCTCAGTCAGTTTATCCGGCCTCACGGAGGCATGCTGCCCCGAAGAATAACAGGCCTATGCCAGGAAGAGCACCGCAAGATTGAGGAGTGTGTGAAGATGGCCCACCGAGCAGGTAGAAGGCTCCCTCAGGGCTGAGAGGGGCAGAGGGCTACAGGCGCCATTCCCCACCCACCCCGCACCTCCAGTTGCCCCTTGTTCCAGCTCCTCCTGGAAGAGAAATGGACATCCAGAGTCTTCATTCTATTCATCCCCCAATGCCAGCCTTCCATCCCCTTGGGCTTTCCCTCTGGCCCCCAGGAGCTACAGAGGGAGTGGCAGAAACCATCCCCTTATATGCTCTTCCCTCCACTCAGGTCTGTTACCAAATCACAGGCCTCGGCTTCCTGAAGGATTCGTTCCGAAGAGCAAACCCCAACTCAACCGGTAAGCAAATCTGGGTGTCAACACCCTGAGCATTCTGCAGGCTCTCGGTCCCACTGTATTCCGCTGGGGAAGCTGCTTACTGGAGCTCGTCCCACAGCTCAGGAAAGCTAGAGTGCTCCTTGGCTGTCAGTTCCATCCCTCCAGCTTAAGCACCCACTCTCATCAGTCCCACCGCTGCTGCAGTTGATACTGTGCACACCCCTGTCACCCTCCCCTGCTGGCCGCAACCTctttcccctgccctccccagtagagcacttagcacagggGCAAGGAGGGTAAGACGCTCTGCTGATTGGGCATTAGAATGTGCTAATCCCCTGTTTATGACATCATACAGGGTTACTATGGGAATGTCAGAGTACTTCTACAAACTTTCAGTATCCCAGCACTGGGGTTATTAAAGGGCAAGAGGAGGCCTTAGAATGGGAGGGCTCTCTGGGGTAGGGCCACTGTGTATAGCTATGCAAGTTGTACACTGCAAAACTGCAAGGCAACGTCCATGTAGACTGGATTGTGATTGGTGCTCCCTAGTTGTGCAGTTAACAACCTGCACAGCTGCGCAGGAGGTCCTGAggttttatagaggaggaaagaaggccCCGAAATTCTAGAATCAGTCATTCTGCCTTTCGGCCTAAGCACAGTGGCCCTCTCTGGTATAGGAGCAGACTCCTGTCTAACACTCAGATAGCCATCCTCTTGTgagttcctttccctcctccatcTCTGACATTACCACGCTCACATACTCCTGGATCTATATTACCCCCTTTTTGATTGTAGATACAGGTCTGTAAAATTGATTTTGGTGTTTCTTCTTGTTCACGCCTATCAACGGCCCCTCCCTCCTTCAGCCTGTCCAGCTGCTGCTGGAACTGCTCTCTGTAGGGGACCAAAGATGGTTGAAGCAAAGCAAGacgccccacccccagcatcctcctaGGCTGATCCCCAACAGAACCCAAGCATGGAGGGTGGGAGGCCAGGCATATACCAGCCACGGAGTGCTGGGCTGGGGGTGCAGAGTCAGAGCTGGGTCTTCACTGACGCCTCACCAGCACCCTGGCCCTGTgcccatctccacctgcacctcccACATTGCTGGCTGGGCCATCTGCCAGCAGCCCTAGGGGAACAGGACACATTAACCTCTTCGTGTCTTTCCCAAATGTGCTGTGGACCATTTGGGGGTtgagcccaccccacccccaaccctgacTTGTTAAGAGACAGCAGCAGGCCTAAGGACACAAGCCATCCTGCCCTCAGGCCTTTGAAGCGAGGCCAGACTCCCTCCCGTATATCCGGTGTCCTTTAACGTGATACAGGATTGATGACGTGTTGGGGCTCTTGGGTTGCTAAAGGCCACCCTGGGGGGGAAGGGGAGTCCTGGCTACAAGGGAGGTCGATTCCCTTGCAAGGGACTTTATGATTCCATCCAGAGATCCTTGAGCTGCCATGTATTGGCCCAGGCTCTGCCGGGGCCCCAGGGGAGCCACGTGTTCCTTCTTCCTCCGCCCCTCAGGAGAGGTAGTAAGGAGCTTGTTCAGGAAAGAACCTTGGTTCTTCCTGGAGCTGGAGTGTTCCCAGAGAGCTGACTGCAGGCCCCCCAGGTGCCGTCTCCTCCACCCCTTGCCCTGCCAGCTAGCTGCTGTATGTGGCACAAGCATCACACCCAGGGCTAGCTGAAGCCCAGCTTCCCTCAGGGCTCTCGACGGCAGGGGGGAAAGAACAGCTCTAGGGTAGCAGCTCTCAAGTAGCTGGCCAGCCTCAGGATCTCCTGGGGTCCTTGAATCTGTGAGCACTCCTTTCCCATGGCCCACCTCTGAACACGGGGAGATGCTGGCACAGGGCCTGCCGGGTTCCCCTCCCTTCACCTGTAGGCTTCTGCTGTCCAGCATCACCAACCACAGGAAAAGCagtccctggggccagcccactcCACAGATGACTCCCTGTTGGGGGCACTGACCTCAACAGCACTCCCCTGCCTGTCCACCTACACTTGGAGTGTAGGCCAGTATGTCCTGTGGCTTTTTACTTCCTGTCAGAGCTGTTCCTTGCACAGGGCTGAGAGCAGAAGACCGAGGTCCAGGGGAGGTCAGTTGAAATGTATAAATTAGCAATCATTTTTTACCTAAAAATTTTCAGccaaagttattaattttttaattaaaaacccCTCATGTGAGGGTTTCTAGAGGCAGCTGGGTTGAGTGGAGGCAGGGCAGGATCCTGGCCTTTGCCATGGCTGAGCTTTCACGATGAAGGGTGGGCCTCTCTGGACAGGATCCAAGTTTCATTCTGGATGGAGTAAACCCCAATCCCAGCCGGCATGAGCCACTTTTCCAGGAACTATCAGGGCCCTGGACATCCCCAAAGGAGGCTAAAAGTCTGTGGGCGGCAGCCATCTTTCCCACTCCCCTCCTACTTACAGGAACCCTCCAggctaggtctgcacccacgGGCCCTCACCCTTGGCTTCCATCATAGGTTGGGTGATGGGCTGGGGTCCTACAGTAGTTACGGCTGTCCAGGGGAGCTCCCTGAAGGCTGGGATGGCAGAGTG
Coding sequences:
- the MRPS18A gene encoding large ribosomal subunit protein mL66 isoform X3 codes for the protein MAALNVLVTGCGRLFRGLVGLPAATGWARPAARGFREVVEIQEGKTTIIEGRITETPQESPLPPNPSGQCPICRWNLKHKYGYEDVLLLSQFIRPHGGMLPRRITGLCQEEHRKIEECVKMAHRAGLLPNHRPRLPEGFVPKSKPQLNRYLTRWSPRSVKPIYNKGHRWNKGIMMLLIQIAL